In Gemmata obscuriglobus, a single genomic region encodes these proteins:
- a CDS encoding amidohydrolase family protein, translating to MIDVHIHAVPPNLPGVGSLSPLLREPPEVIAAQLRREMQTAGVTDVFAMGSWTNDDSDPLGITGTLAIAPFVPGLRPIGVMDPTRDSPEHFRQVETLLAAGAVVALKGYLGYLHFEPGHPNYRRYYELATRYRVPVMFHTGDTYSPEAKLRYAHPLGVDDVAVDHPDCRFLICHLGNPWMTDAAEVIYKNVNVWADLSGLMIGDDGYLASEEGREAAHELAQNIRKAIKYSERPNRFVYGTDWPLAPMTAYREFVRTCVPADNHEQIFLDNARLLFRLR from the coding sequence ATGATCGACGTCCACATCCACGCGGTCCCCCCGAACCTGCCGGGCGTCGGGTCACTGTCCCCGCTCCTCCGCGAACCGCCCGAAGTGATCGCCGCGCAGCTCCGGCGCGAGATGCAGACGGCCGGTGTCACGGACGTGTTCGCAATGGGATCGTGGACCAACGACGACAGCGATCCGTTGGGCATCACCGGCACACTCGCAATCGCCCCGTTCGTGCCCGGGCTCCGTCCCATCGGGGTAATGGACCCCACACGCGACTCGCCGGAGCACTTCCGCCAAGTCGAAACGCTCCTCGCGGCCGGTGCGGTGGTCGCGTTAAAGGGCTACCTTGGCTACCTGCACTTCGAACCGGGTCACCCGAACTATCGGCGGTACTACGAACTCGCGACCCGCTACCGCGTGCCCGTTATGTTTCACACCGGCGACACGTACTCGCCCGAGGCCAAGCTCCGCTACGCACACCCGCTCGGAGTTGACGACGTTGCGGTCGACCACCCGGACTGTCGGTTCCTCATCTGCCACCTCGGCAACCCGTGGATGACCGACGCTGCGGAAGTGATCTACAAGAACGTTAACGTGTGGGCCGACCTGTCGGGGCTGATGATCGGCGACGACGGCTACCTCGCCTCGGAAGAGGGGCGCGAGGCGGCGCACGAACTGGCACAGAACATCCGCAAGGCCATCAAGTACTCCGAGCGCCCCAACCGGTTCGTCTACGGCACCGACTGGCCGCTCGCCCCCATGACCGCGTACCGCGAGTTTGTCAGGACGTGCGTCCCGGCTGACAACCACGAACAAATCTTCCTCGACAACGCCCGGCTCCTCTTCCGACTCAGATGA